A genomic region of Solibacillus isronensis contains the following coding sequences:
- a CDS encoding PadR family transcriptional regulator yields MNAAVKEERFSIKDTIVALWLYTASKEETNPKALYDLYTTEFEHSKGSYDYIARIAKELEAKGYLALNMDKHMKFYRTTSEGKKALHSMTVQYETLFTELQIVLNRISDMLSNHSGSVLLAENELPAALRTYFSKLISVKDLVRYMVFYIGSNRTEFYAAEVNEQLKLRFGWHVSNGYLYDIVREMETDGTIKGRWEDTEKRTKRLIQVTDEGMIFKKRVTADLFTQVKNVQKYITSMLKFIRS; encoded by the coding sequence ATGAACGCTGCGGTTAAAGAGGAAAGGTTCAGTATTAAAGATACGATTGTCGCATTATGGTTATATACAGCTTCTAAAGAAGAAACGAACCCTAAAGCACTTTATGATCTTTATACGACTGAGTTTGAACATAGCAAAGGCTCGTATGATTACATTGCACGTATAGCGAAAGAATTAGAAGCTAAAGGCTATTTAGCCCTGAATATGGATAAGCACATGAAGTTTTATCGAACAACTAGCGAAGGCAAAAAGGCATTACACTCTATGACGGTGCAATATGAAACACTTTTTACTGAATTACAAATTGTGCTTAATCGTATCAGTGATATGCTTTCAAATCATAGCGGCAGTGTTCTTTTAGCTGAAAATGAGCTACCAGCAGCGCTTCGCACTTACTTTTCAAAATTAATCTCTGTTAAAGACCTCGTACGCTACATGGTGTTTTACATTGGTTCGAATCGAACAGAATTTTATGCTGCAGAAGTAAATGAGCAACTTAAATTACGCTTTGGCTGGCATGTGTCTAACGGTTATTTATACGACATTGTACGAGAAATGGAAACTGACGGAACAATAAAGGGTCGATGGGAAGATACTGAAAAACGCACGAAACGACTCATTCAGGTCACTGACGAGGGAATGATTTTTAAGAAGCGTGTAACGGCCGATCTCTTTACACAAGTAAAGAATGTACAGAAATACATAACCTCTATGCTGAAATTCATCAGGAGCTAA